Sequence from the Microplitis demolitor isolate Queensland-Clemson2020A chromosome 7, iyMicDemo2.1a, whole genome shotgun sequence genome:
AAGGTAAAACTAGCACCAACAATGCTGTCTACGTTGTACTTTGATGCCAGACGTTCAACCATTTGTCGAAATTCCAACCGCAGATTTAAATCCATCGCCGTGAATCGTTGTTTAGATTGATCTAAAGGTAATCCCATTTCAGCAAGCAGTCCACGTAGACGCTGATCTCCGCGTATTGACCAAAGACGTAGAGACACTGCAGTTGTCATCGAGTGCCTCAAACTTGCCTCTACAGTCCAGTGACGATAAAGTGCCAATTGTATATCTTTGTCATAGGTTACTTTGGCTGCGCTGTGCTGCTGCTGTTCAGCATCAACACCCTGACGATGGCTTAATCGCGAAACGTGACCTTGCAATCGCCCAATTTCTAATACACTCTCACttgattctattttattaagaATAGATTGCTCGGAAGAACCAACAATAGCCCACCAAACCATATTCAGACTGTCTTTAGACATCTTCCATGCCATTTCAAATAGTATTACTGCACTAGACTTACTGTAATAGCTATACTGCATGTAATTGAATAAAACAGTGTCACGTTTTTCTTCCCACTCACGACGTGCACGACGTTTCAGAAGATCTTCTTCGTTCAAACGACGACGCTTTGACTGACGTGACTCCATTTCATCACCGGAATTttcttcctcttcctcttcatcagactgaaaatttttaattaaaaaaaaaaaaaaaaacaatataattaagaaaaaataataattataactaccGAATCTTCACGAAATATTTCATCATATTCAGGAATCTCTTCATCATCATTTGGTTTACCAAGAATACGTATCTGTCCCTCTGAATAGACATTACACAAATCATAAGGCCGATGACtgtcaattataaaaaatgttatatctTCTGGTGGCTCTAATATCTCAACTATATCAATTGTACCGCCACAATTAATCATAACGACATATTTaatctgtaaaaataataaaaaattaattaatttattcagtaTAATAAAGTTGACCTAGTACTCTTGAAATAAATTcgattataaattcattaagtacatatttgtttaacatatttatttaaatgattgtagtaattgaaatatagtcaattgatataataattatgttaccTCTTGAGCATTATCTTCGTAAGCTTTAATCAGGTCTTGGAGTCCTTGTACTGGTGCAAGAGTGTACACGAtgttgtcatttttaaataattgttgtaGAATTTTGCAAGCACAAATAGCATCAATGTCAAAATTAACAAGCAACAAACATCTCTGGTAACATGAACAATAACACATTtgttacttaataaataaataattattgctatatttaaatatagaggatttttgtaattattattagtgattaaataataagtgattaatgaataaaaatcaaggtcaattaattgataaaagaGTGGATGATGTTAACCTTGATTGTTGGGTTAAGTGGTGAGATAGTTGCTAgtcttaataatatatttagcATAAATAATACTCACCTTTCCTTGTACTATGCTGtagaaatcatttttaagaTCTTCCACAAACATTATGCCTTTATTTacgtcatttaaaattatttaactcatACAgagtttgtttaataaatgcCGTTTAAACAATCAGAACGATGTACATATTCCATGTATGTCTTTCTCCTTTTCGTTTTCGTTACTTGGCTTTTCACTTTTCGGTTATACGCTAACGGTTGCcgcgaaaatatttattcaaatatcaGCCGCCTGTTGGCGCTACTTGACAAGGGAGACCTGCTGCCgctaaaattcaatttatcagaCCAGTTtctataaattcaattcaaattaacctctataataattatttatctttacttttttggttttaataaTCAACTCATAcattacttaatatttttttttatacttaattataatatactgAGCtagatatgaaaaattaattttttaagtaattttttggcAACTGCACAAGCGCCATCTTTATTATTCTATGAATAACtgatatttgtattttatttttgtgatc
This genomic interval carries:
- the LOC103573441 gene encoding cell division control protein 45 homolog gives rise to the protein MFVEDLKNDFYSIVQGKRCLLLVNFDIDAICACKILQQLFKNDNIVYTLAPVQGLQDLIKAYEDNAQEIKYVVMINCGGTIDIVEILEPPEDITFFIIDSHRPYDLCNVYSEGQIRILGKPNDDEEIPEYDEIFREDSSDEEEEEENSGDEMESRQSKRRRLNEEDLLKRRARREWEEKRDTVLFNYMQYSYYSKSSAVILFEMAWKMSKDSLNMVWWAIVGSSEQSILNKIESSESVLEIGRLQGHVSRLSHRQGVDAEQQQHSAAKVTYDKDIQLALYRHWTVEASLRHSMTTAVSLRLWSIRGDQRLRGLLAEMGLPLDQSKQRFTAMDLNLRLEFRQMVERLASKYNVDSIVGASFTLQSGYTFKYCASDIVYAMLALLESSTKDRSPQHCFLDALDCLSLKKKHILQRGIEKAKLMLSNIFKTAQGILEMKQVMNAGSFLYVTIPEGTLDSRLFAHPHPLLMLAQFTLKAYVETSKRHTRVLPLLASATFNADEGTCILVGVPPVCEDQPRSLFGKAFEQAAKNTNAHVESDYFDTTILRLKIEERPKFFDALAALLT